One Flavobacteriales bacterium DNA window includes the following coding sequences:
- a CDS encoding 6-carboxytetrahydropterin synthase, translating to MKIRITKEFDFETAHALDGYEGKCKDIHGHSYHLKVTLIGEPTNDICLSDCGMVIDFGDIKKIVREHVYEEFDHRLILRKDSRFLGLEKMNPRIRYVDYQPTCENMLIEIVTMIQKELKGEVALHSAFLRETATSYAEWYASDNM from the coding sequence ATGAAAATAAGAATTACCAAAGAGTTTGATTTTGAAACAGCACATGCATTAGATGGTTATGAGGGAAAGTGTAAAGATATTCACGGACACTCTTATCATTTAAAAGTAACATTAATAGGAGAACCCACCAATGATATTTGCTTGTCAGATTGTGGAATGGTAATCGATTTTGGAGATATAAAAAAAATAGTGAGGGAGCATGTTTATGAGGAATTTGATCATCGATTAATTTTAAGAAAAGATTCTCGTTTCTTGGGGCTAGAGAAGATGAATCCAAGAATTCGATATGTCGATTATCAACCAACTTGTGAAAACATGTTGATCGAAATCGTGACTATGATTCAAAAAGAGTTAAAAGGAGAAGTGGCATTACACTCTGCATTTTTAAGAGAAACAGCAACAAGTTATGCCGAATGGTACGCTTCAGATAATATGTAG
- a CDS encoding SpoIIE family protein phosphatase, which yields MQGLFKYISFTFFIAVTIPFWSIEPIVLNDSNLGNSFTKEAWIIEDKDFQLTINDLLYNERLPLKQCQHNIEKIDFTSSVFWLKFDIENESSYEEFLINVARVITDKVTLYEYHNYEIKQTYYGGDLTPYQQRSNNSINNTFSLKIPQNGKKHYILRLQSDGENIRLPIIINNTNDFHIAAKERVFLMGAYYGMLILFSFLYLFYYFGMKERSLLLYSLYVLSIFLLQFTLDGYSYYYIFRNMMFVQPYTVVFFAVLASFTFLIYVKAFLKIDASYKKLNTIYQWAFYVLAFNLVLNFIPGKSHVLSYPVVNLTSLGTLFLIAGSILYLRNKGIAICNYFTAAIFTLVIGAILFILTNFHIIESDFVFKNALKIGSALEILLLSLSMSNKLRELQKEKELAQEKALQNLTEKNKLIDQQNELLETQVKERTTELEIQKEQVLEKNKEIIDSINYAKRLQDAIIPPLEAVSTITKDAFVLFQPKDIVSGDFYWITETTTSYEDRQNSKRLLLTAADCTGHGVPGAFISIIGLNIFNQTLKERTVNDPAQALDFLNKQVYNTVNKHKGNDDIIRDGMDLAICSIDMNSLELEFAGAKNPLYIVRGSELIELKGDKQPIGFSDNVTPFTLQKFQLEKGDMVYASTDGYADQFGGPRGKKFKYKPFKDLLLSISKKHPEQQKNILKQRFDEWKGDLEQLDDVCVVGIRI from the coding sequence ATGCAAGGTTTATTTAAATACATTTCTTTTACTTTTTTTATTGCTGTTACCATTCCTTTTTGGAGTATAGAACCTATCGTACTGAACGACAGCAATCTAGGAAACTCATTTACGAAAGAGGCTTGGATAATTGAAGATAAGGACTTCCAACTAACGATTAATGATCTTTTATATAACGAGCGACTTCCTTTGAAACAATGTCAGCATAACATTGAAAAAATAGACTTCACTTCTTCAGTTTTCTGGCTAAAATTTGACATTGAAAATGAGAGCTCATACGAAGAATTCTTGATCAATGTTGCTAGAGTAATTACCGATAAAGTAACACTGTATGAATACCACAATTACGAAATTAAACAAACCTATTATGGCGGCGATTTAACGCCTTACCAACAACGTTCAAACAATAGTATTAACAACACTTTTTCTTTAAAAATTCCTCAAAATGGAAAGAAACACTACATACTAAGATTACAAAGTGATGGTGAGAATATTCGTTTACCCATTATTATTAACAACACTAATGACTTTCATATCGCAGCTAAAGAGCGCGTTTTTCTTATGGGAGCCTATTATGGAATGTTAATTCTCTTTTCATTTCTTTACCTCTTCTATTATTTCGGAATGAAAGAGCGCTCTTTGCTCCTCTATTCATTATACGTACTCTCTATTTTTCTTCTTCAATTTACGCTAGATGGCTACTCTTATTACTACATCTTTAGAAACATGATGTTTGTTCAACCCTACACGGTTGTCTTTTTTGCTGTATTGGCCTCTTTTACTTTCTTAATATATGTCAAAGCTTTTTTAAAAATTGATGCTTCTTACAAAAAGCTTAACACTATTTACCAATGGGCTTTTTATGTCTTAGCTTTTAACCTTGTTTTAAACTTCATTCCAGGAAAATCACATGTACTTTCCTACCCTGTTGTTAATCTTACCTCACTTGGAACCCTCTTCCTAATCGCCGGAAGTATCCTGTATTTACGAAACAAAGGAATAGCTATTTGTAATTATTTTACTGCAGCAATTTTTACACTAGTTATTGGTGCTATTCTATTTATATTGACCAATTTCCATATCATTGAGAGTGATTTTGTATTCAAAAATGCTCTAAAAATAGGTTCTGCTCTTGAAATATTATTATTGAGTCTATCGATGTCTAACAAGCTTAGGGAATTACAAAAAGAAAAGGAATTAGCACAAGAAAAAGCACTTCAAAACCTTACAGAAAAAAACAAATTAATTGATCAACAAAATGAACTTCTTGAAACACAAGTAAAAGAACGAACTACGGAACTTGAAATTCAAAAGGAGCAGGTTTTAGAAAAGAACAAAGAGATTATTGATAGTATTAACTATGCTAAAAGATTACAAGACGCCATCATTCCTCCTTTGGAAGCTGTCAGCACTATTACTAAAGATGCCTTTGTTTTATTTCAACCTAAAGATATTGTAAGTGGTGATTTTTATTGGATAACTGAAACGACAACCTCTTATGAAGATAGGCAAAACTCAAAAAGGTTATTACTAACAGCTGCAGATTGTACTGGACATGGTGTACCGGGTGCTTTCATTAGTATTATTGGATTAAACATCTTTAACCAAACCTTAAAAGAACGCACGGTTAATGACCCAGCACAAGCTCTTGATTTTTTAAACAAACAAGTTTACAACACCGTCAATAAACATAAAGGGAATGATGATATTATTCGTGATGGTATGGATCTGGCTATCTGTTCAATCGACATGAACTCTTTGGAACTAGAATTTGCAGGTGCCAAAAACCCTTTGTATATCGTTAGAGGTTCTGAACTCATAGAACTGAAAGGGGATAAACAACCAATTGGCTTCTCCGATAACGTTACACCATTCACCCTACAAAAGTTCCAACTAGAAAAAGGAGATATGGTTTATGCCTCTACAGATGGATATGCTGATCAATTTGGAGGTCCAAGAGGAAAGAAGTTTAAGTATAAACCTTTTAAAGATTTGTTGTTATCTATTTCAAAAAAGCATCCTGAGCAACAAAAAAACATCTTAAAACAGCGTTTTGATGAATGGAAAGGAGACCTGGAACAATTAGATGATGTTTGTGTTGTTGGAATAAGAATTTAA
- a CDS encoding RluA family pseudouridine synthase has product MTIIKKTYPVNQLNAPTRFNSFCEQNIKEIPSRKGIKKAIKKGELLLNGKITEGGRWLKSGDLISLVDTNPTPPKIYTLKIPVVYEDEHIAVLYKPAGISVSGNQYKTVVNTLGFNLKKSHQPDALNWPLPVHRLDNPTSGLLIIAKTTTAQVQLGKAFERKEIQKKYHALVIGKTSPTGTIDHRIEDKPSHTTFKTLTTVPSLKNQYLSLVELEPQTGRTHQLRIHCAAIKSPILGDKIYGTEGLILKHKGLFLCAVALKFLHPITLEKMNLSIPTPQKFLTRLENESRRYHNYRKNEINDPKK; this is encoded by the coding sequence GTGACTATTATCAAAAAGACATATCCTGTTAACCAATTAAACGCTCCCACAAGATTTAATAGCTTTTGCGAACAAAACATTAAAGAGATTCCTAGTAGAAAAGGCATTAAAAAAGCGATAAAAAAAGGAGAATTACTTTTAAATGGTAAAATTACAGAGGGAGGAAGATGGCTAAAAAGTGGAGACCTAATTTCTTTAGTTGACACCAACCCTACTCCTCCAAAGATCTATACACTAAAAATTCCTGTTGTATACGAAGATGAACACATCGCTGTTTTATACAAACCAGCAGGAATTAGCGTTAGTGGCAATCAATACAAAACAGTAGTCAACACCTTAGGATTTAACTTAAAAAAGTCCCATCAACCTGATGCACTCAATTGGCCCTTACCTGTACACCGTCTTGACAACCCAACAAGTGGTTTACTGATAATTGCCAAAACGACTACAGCCCAAGTTCAACTAGGAAAAGCTTTTGAACGTAAGGAAATTCAAAAGAAATATCATGCTTTAGTGATTGGCAAGACATCCCCTACTGGAACGATTGATCATAGGATTGAAGATAAACCATCACATACTACTTTCAAAACCTTAACAACCGTACCTTCTTTAAAAAACCAATACCTTTCTTTGGTCGAACTTGAACCCCAAACAGGTCGTACACATCAATTAAGAATACATTGTGCTGCAATCAAATCTCCAATTTTAGGGGATAAAATTTATGGCACAGAAGGCTTAATATTAAAACATAAAGGTTTATTTTTATGTGCTGTTGCTTTAAAGTTTTTACACCCCATCACCCTAGAAAAAATGAATCTATCTATCCCAACTCCTCAAAAGTTTTTAACTCGATTAGAAAACGAAAGTAGGCGTTATCACAACTACAGAAAAAATGAAATTAACGACCCCAAAAAATGA
- the dprA gene encoding DNA-processing protein DprA: MKLTTPKNEKFYLIALLEIPHIGLTIAKKLIKKFGSAEQVLSLSSSQYQTLGSIGYNIIEAKQKGTIFNTAQLQLDYCFSNAIEILSYYDHHYPKRLKHCPDAPLILYFKGHCDFNNTKVIAIVGTRNATPYGKDICNKIVEELAKKNVLIISGLAYGIDITAHQKAVKSHTPTIGVLAHGLDSIYPKAHHTTAQEMLTNGGLLTEHKINTRPSRENFPKRNRIVAGLSDAIIVIESAITGGSMITAKLGNDYNRDVFAIPGRIGANYSEGCNHLIKTNQAHLLQTSKDIAYILGWKTNTKKPSTIQKQLFISLTPEEDALMNLLQKHQRLSMDELAVKTSLPISQVSPQLLLLEFKGLIHQLPGNIYEVI, encoded by the coding sequence ATGAAATTAACGACCCCAAAAAATGAAAAATTTTACCTCATTGCCTTACTAGAAATTCCCCATATTGGACTTACAATTGCCAAGAAGCTAATTAAAAAATTTGGTTCTGCCGAACAAGTTTTATCGCTAAGTTCCTCTCAATACCAAACCTTAGGAAGCATAGGTTACAACATTATTGAAGCAAAGCAAAAAGGAACTATTTTTAATACAGCACAACTACAACTCGATTATTGCTTCTCCAATGCTATAGAAATTTTAAGTTACTACGACCATCATTACCCCAAACGCTTAAAACATTGCCCAGACGCACCTTTAATTCTATATTTTAAAGGACACTGTGACTTTAACAACACAAAAGTAATAGCGATAGTAGGAACTAGAAATGCAACTCCATACGGAAAAGATATTTGTAATAAAATTGTCGAAGAATTAGCCAAAAAAAATGTTCTTATCATTAGTGGGCTGGCTTATGGTATAGACATCACAGCTCATCAAAAAGCAGTTAAATCTCACACCCCAACTATTGGTGTATTGGCTCATGGCTTAGATTCCATTTACCCCAAAGCTCATCATACTACTGCTCAAGAAATGTTAACGAACGGAGGGCTTTTGACTGAACATAAAATCAATACTCGCCCCAGTAGAGAAAATTTCCCAAAAAGAAATAGGATTGTAGCAGGGCTATCAGATGCTATTATTGTCATTGAATCTGCAATTACAGGAGGCTCTATGATTACAGCAAAATTAGGGAATGATTACAATAGAGATGTTTTTGCTATTCCTGGTCGTATCGGTGCTAACTATTCTGAAGGCTGCAATCATCTAATCAAAACAAATCAGGCTCACTTACTACAAACATCTAAAGACATTGCCTACATCTTAGGCTGGAAAACAAACACAAAAAAGCCCAGCACTATACAAAAACAACTCTTTATCTCCTTAACCCCTGAAGAAGATGCCTTAATGAATTTATTACAAAAACACCAGCGTTTATCTATGGATGAACTTGCCGTCAAAACTTCCCTTCCCATTAGTCAAGTTTCTCCTCAGTTATTATTATTAGAGTTTAAAGGGTTAATCCATCAATTACCAGGAAATATCTACGAAGTGATTTAG
- a CDS encoding TRL-like family protein, whose translation MKSIKNIIAGALLLSLGSCSVSGPLLITDNPGGRTTKKGVASYKTILGFRPANADASIATAAKNGKITKVSSVDQTVKGGLFVKTYSTVVTGE comes from the coding sequence ATGAAAAGTATTAAAAATATTATAGCAGGAGCTTTATTGTTAAGCTTAGGTTCTTGTAGTGTTTCTGGCCCTTTATTAATTACAGACAACCCGGGAGGAAGAACAACAAAAAAAGGTGTTGCATCATACAAAACTATTTTAGGCTTTAGACCAGCAAATGCAGATGCGTCTATTGCTACAGCAGCAAAAAATGGTAAAATAACAAAGGTCTCTTCAGTTGATCAAACTGTAAAAGGAGGTCTTTTTGTAAAAACTTATTCAACAGTTGTAACAGGTGAATAA
- a CDS encoding TRL-like family protein, which translates to MRRYLYLAAAIGMLTSCSITRPYTVTNNPIGTKKGVSKTTVIFGGSGGEQLAAGMIVTNKNFGVIEAAKKGKIEKIGCVDVKTTNFWLFQKVEVIVTGE; encoded by the coding sequence ATGAGAAGATATTTATATTTAGCAGCAGCTATAGGAATGTTAACATCTTGTTCTATAACAAGACCTTATACTGTAACCAATAATCCTATTGGGACTAAAAAAGGAGTTTCTAAAACAACAGTTATTTTTGGAGGTTCTGGAGGAGAACAATTAGCAGCAGGTATGATTGTTACCAATAAAAATTTTGGGGTAATTGAGGCTGCAAAAAAAGGAAAAATTGAAAAAATAGGATGTGTAGATGTAAAAACGACTAATTTCTGGCTTTTTCAAAAAGTAGAGGTAATTGTTACAGGAGAATAA
- the folB gene encoding dihydroneopterin aldolase translates to MNIIRVYGIRTYSFHGCLPEETQIGGDFEVDVDLWVDFKAAAANDDLQKTINYVEVNVVVEEEMAVRADLIETVAYRIVNRLKKAHKQIEKIRVEIRKINPPLDGDVKFVSVIVEE, encoded by the coding sequence ATGAATATTATTCGAGTATATGGAATAAGAACCTATAGTTTCCATGGTTGTTTACCTGAAGAAACTCAAATAGGAGGAGACTTTGAAGTCGATGTAGATTTATGGGTTGATTTTAAAGCAGCAGCTGCAAATGATGATTTACAAAAAACAATTAACTATGTAGAGGTTAATGTAGTTGTAGAAGAAGAAATGGCTGTAAGGGCAGATTTAATCGAAACAGTAGCCTATCGAATCGTAAATCGCTTAAAGAAAGCACATAAACAAATTGAAAAGATACGAGTTGAAATTAGAAAAATTAACCCTCCTTTAGATGGTGATGTGAAATTTGTCTCTGTAATTGTGGAGGAGTAA
- a CDS encoding T9SS type A sorting domain-containing protein, which produces MKRIILVLLLLAPFSFSIAQQFFSLKHYPYSSFGAHDASLKFEFKNHDNPVKYKVILGDEINYNNGRFDVTSDSIIYSDTVYDVSFDPISGMFQAFKAYAIDSLTNDTLGFIKSKAMLGNSDPGYQRVGFDYVINSLICLGAFKIDSMTYTSNSGYWNSNVTNELYHSESFGAPIADTILLQGAYSIDSICHGYYRFFSPIGFETSFYIDSLGSSSFPVDIITTDDDNSCNGTATATVQSVPPFLYSWDNGAFNASSTVGNLCHGNHILSVVNGVGDTVTTNFVVQESLSYIISTMVDTSNCGGMAMVSNYSSNGPYQYSWDNSAYGGDSLIAGLCSGLHSLSMINVLGDTVHTTFSIDSVEVLGFAFSPDTSNCSGEAFVFANGSVDQYLWDGSSSNNTPQRWGLCYGYHTVTIIFSNGDTISRLFEIEDLAFLSSLDVVTFPDTLNCTGRAEAVVSSTTGPYQYSWDGGSYQSDSIINGLCVGVHELKVLNSLGDTAIKNFYIDSTLVIPQVDSLVINDVIINVTNSFTCYSKVEVTVNSNSGPFYYSWNGGSFGTENSLDSLCPAINTLRVVNTYGDTVNTEFITNSIAFLETQPSIDNCNGSMKVKILSGATNYWYSIDGINFTQDSIFENLCSQNYSLYVINTNNDTLEVDFTVEQFRVGIYTHSDSGSCNGVVIVDHNAFNSDSTLISYDGVNGLMGGLTFEDSLCEGVHHVWVFDGIVGTDTIVLPYAIASSENTWTHFNINGVVVDSLSIFSENCSIDYQIPIDSAVVNSLVYLDSNNAELNVSVWQSGNELIFIDTVVAPHHSQGLFEVSVTFYCTQKSSNDVYKVVGLVEISNGVETNIVEKVKKPKFVIFPNPTAGIINVKIESVENAKFEVFSLNGKLLLTEYSSQIDISPLPKGLYILKYSSNSRNEIHKIIKE; this is translated from the coding sequence ACTGTTTATGATGTATCGTTTGATCCTATAAGTGGTATGTTCCAGGCTTTTAAAGCTTATGCTATTGATTCGCTAACGAATGATACACTAGGGTTTATTAAAAGTAAGGCGATGTTAGGGAATTCCGATCCAGGTTATCAGAGAGTGGGGTTTGACTATGTCATTAATTCTTTGATTTGTTTAGGTGCATTTAAAATTGATTCAATGACCTACACTTCAAATTCCGGGTACTGGAATAGTAATGTTACTAATGAATTGTACCATAGTGAAAGTTTCGGAGCCCCAATTGCTGATACAATTTTGCTTCAAGGAGCTTATTCTATAGATAGTATATGTCATGGTTATTACCGTTTCTTTAGCCCTATTGGTTTTGAGACTTCCTTTTATATTGATAGTTTAGGTTCTTCTTCTTTTCCTGTAGATATTATCACCACAGATGATGATAATAGTTGCAATGGGACAGCGACTGCAACCGTTCAAAGTGTTCCTCCATTTTTGTATTCATGGGATAATGGTGCTTTTAATGCGAGTTCAACAGTAGGGAATCTATGTCATGGTAATCATATACTTTCTGTAGTCAATGGCGTTGGTGATACTGTTACAACCAACTTTGTCGTTCAAGAGTCGCTTAGTTATATCATCAGCACAATGGTAGATACTTCTAACTGTGGAGGAATGGCCATGGTGTCTAATTATTCAAGTAATGGTCCTTATCAATATTCATGGGATAATAGTGCTTATGGTGGGGATAGTTTAATTGCAGGCTTATGCTCAGGATTACACAGTTTATCAATGATCAATGTATTAGGAGATACAGTCCATACAACTTTTTCTATCGATTCCGTTGAAGTATTGGGGTTTGCATTCTCTCCAGATACTTCCAATTGCTCTGGAGAAGCTTTTGTTTTTGCAAATGGAAGTGTAGATCAATATTTATGGGATGGTAGTTCAAGTAATAATACGCCTCAAAGATGGGGATTATGTTATGGTTATCATACTGTAACCATTATCTTTTCTAATGGGGATACCATTTCGAGGTTGTTTGAAATAGAAGATTTAGCTTTTCTATCAAGCCTTGATGTGGTGACTTTCCCAGATACTTTAAATTGTACAGGAAGAGCGGAAGCAGTTGTTTCATCAACTACAGGTCCCTATCAATATTCTTGGGATGGAGGTAGTTATCAAAGCGACTCAATTATCAATGGGTTATGTGTTGGCGTACATGAATTAAAAGTCTTAAATTCATTAGGCGATACAGCGATAAAAAATTTCTATATTGATTCAACCCTCGTGATTCCTCAAGTAGATAGCCTTGTAATTAATGATGTTATAATTAATGTAACCAATAGCTTCACTTGCTATAGCAAAGTTGAAGTAACAGTTAACTCGAATTCAGGACCGTTTTATTATTCTTGGAATGGAGGTAGTTTTGGTACAGAAAATTCTTTAGATAGTCTCTGTCCGGCTATTAATACGTTGAGGGTGGTAAATACTTATGGTGATACTGTGAATACAGAATTTATAACCAATAGTATTGCTTTCTTAGAAACCCAACCAAGTATTGATAATTGTAACGGAAGTATGAAGGTAAAGATTTTATCAGGTGCTACGAATTATTGGTATTCAATTGATGGAATTAACTTTACTCAAGATAGTATATTTGAAAACTTGTGTAGTCAAAATTATAGTTTGTATGTTATCAACACTAATAATGATACGCTTGAAGTTGATTTTACTGTAGAGCAATTTAGAGTAGGGATTTATACACATTCTGATTCAGGAAGTTGTAATGGTGTTGTTATTGTAGATCACAATGCCTTTAATTCAGATAGTACACTTATATCTTATGATGGAGTAAATGGATTAATGGGAGGGTTAACTTTTGAAGATAGTTTATGTGAAGGAGTGCATCATGTTTGGGTATTTGATGGTATTGTTGGAACAGATACGATTGTATTGCCTTATGCTATTGCATCAAGCGAAAATACATGGACTCATTTTAATATTAATGGAGTTGTTGTAGATAGTCTTTCAATATTTTCGGAAAATTGTAGTATTGATTATCAAATTCCTATAGATTCAGCTGTTGTCAATAGCTTAGTGTATTTGGATTCTAATAATGCCGAATTAAATGTTTCTGTTTGGCAATCTGGGAATGAGCTAATATTTATTGATACTGTTGTTGCTCCTCATCATAGTCAAGGCTTGTTTGAAGTGTCAGTAACTTTTTATTGTACACAAAAAAGTAGCAATGATGTTTATAAAGTCGTTGGCTTAGTCGAAATATCTAATGGGGTTGAGACCAATATTGTAGAGAAAGTTAAAAAGCCCAAATTCGTTATTTTTCCTAATCCAACTGCTGGGATAATCAATGTGAAAATAGAGTCAGTAGAAAATGCTAAATTCGAAGTGTTTAGCTTAAATGGTAAACTTTTATTAACAGAATATAGTAGTCAAATAGATATTTCTCCTTTACCTAAAGGACTCTATATATTGAAATACAGTTCAAATAGTAGAAACGAAATACATAAAATTATCAAAGAGTAA